The Halomicronema hongdechloris C2206 genome includes a window with the following:
- a CDS encoding PilN domain-containing protein, with the protein MYSLDINFLNDREERPFDLPPQAQAGAPGERRPFYIGLVVGLAAIALMGGYWAVLQHQIRQLEARDAELDQEIAALQNQLQQINSIRAQVDLVQAENQAIVSQVNKIRPWSALLQDIRDRIPARVQITEMSQTAGQTPEGEESPPAAGGIELMGQACSFDDINDFVLVLQQSRLLDSNTVQLVSSQRQDQPLPREDGTCPNAPAGSFTFLVDYTIQANMTGLPASQLVEELANQGTVGLVSRIRALRETGVLQP; encoded by the coding sequence ATGTATAGCCTAGACATTAATTTTCTCAACGATCGGGAAGAGCGTCCCTTTGATCTTCCTCCCCAGGCCCAGGCGGGTGCCCCGGGAGAGCGTCGCCCCTTCTATATCGGCTTGGTGGTGGGGTTAGCGGCCATTGCTCTGATGGGAGGATACTGGGCAGTATTGCAGCATCAAATTCGCCAGTTAGAAGCTCGCGATGCTGAGCTTGATCAGGAAATCGCTGCCTTGCAAAACCAGTTGCAGCAAATCAATAGTATTCGGGCCCAAGTTGATCTGGTACAGGCCGAAAATCAGGCCATTGTCTCCCAGGTGAATAAGATTCGGCCCTGGTCGGCCCTATTACAAGATATTCGCGATCGCATCCCCGCCCGGGTGCAAATCACAGAAATGAGCCAAACCGCTGGCCAAACCCCAGAGGGAGAAGAGAGTCCTCCGGCAGCAGGGGGGATTGAACTCATGGGACAGGCCTGTTCCTTCGACGACATTAATGACTTTGTCTTGGTGTTGCAACAATCGCGGTTGTTAGACAGCAATACGGTTCAGCTGGTGAGTTCCCAGCGTCAAGATCAACCCTTACCGAGGGAAGATGGCACCTGCCCTAATGCCCCCGCTGGCAGCTTTACCTTCCTAGTGGATTACACCATCCAAGCCAACATGACCGGATTACCGGCCTCACAACTGGTGGAAGAACTGGCCAACCAGGGAACCGTCGGCCTGGTTAGTCGGATTCGAGCCCTGCGAGAAACTGGAGTGCTACAACCATGA
- the pilM gene encoding type IV pilus assembly protein PilM, with the protein MNSLKALFSGKQPGVGVELTPERVNVARIRKQGSRLKLDNFSSIAISEGVFEEGQILDIPAMAEAIQAVIADSKLRIRRATSAIPGRAITRVIPVPSELNEQELREMVLNQEASLYLPFPREEADVDYQKLGFFVDEDGIEKVQVLLVAVRKEVTDAYMSAFQQAGLGLNVLETSSFALIRTIREQLRQFTPQEAAAIVDIEFESTEISIVVDGIPHFSRTVPIGTYQIQSALSRAMNLPPSRNTDLLQGMTVPTTPMDTMGTPQMGGTNPGTAAMLRILGELADELRRSIDFYLNQGEDMEVAQLLLAGPGGSIGQLDEFFAQRLSLPASQIDPIAALSLDVDEEIPMAQRPGLATVIGLGIREV; encoded by the coding sequence GTGAATAGCTTAAAAGCTCTCTTCTCTGGAAAACAACCTGGCGTTGGCGTAGAGTTAACGCCAGAGCGAGTCAATGTGGCCCGCATTCGCAAGCAGGGATCCAGATTGAAATTGGACAATTTCAGCTCCATTGCGATATCGGAAGGCGTCTTCGAAGAAGGGCAAATTCTCGATATTCCTGCCATGGCAGAAGCGATTCAAGCAGTGATAGCAGACAGTAAGTTGCGGATTCGGCGAGCCACGAGTGCCATCCCTGGACGGGCTATTACCCGCGTGATTCCGGTGCCATCTGAATTGAATGAGCAGGAATTACGGGAGATGGTGCTTAACCAAGAAGCCAGCCTATATCTGCCATTCCCTCGGGAAGAAGCCGATGTGGACTATCAGAAGCTCGGGTTCTTCGTGGATGAAGACGGCATCGAGAAGGTGCAAGTCCTACTGGTGGCCGTCCGCAAAGAGGTCACCGATGCCTATATGTCTGCCTTTCAGCAGGCAGGGTTAGGGCTAAATGTATTGGAAACCAGTAGTTTTGCCCTGATTCGAACCATCCGGGAGCAGTTACGCCAATTCACCCCTCAAGAGGCAGCGGCCATCGTCGATATCGAGTTCGAGAGCACCGAAATTTCCATCGTGGTGGATGGCATCCCCCACTTTTCCCGCACCGTGCCCATTGGTACTTATCAGATTCAGAGCGCCTTGAGTCGGGCCATGAATTTACCACCGTCCCGCAACACGGATTTGCTGCAGGGCATGACGGTGCCGACCACGCCTATGGATACGATGGGGACGCCCCAAATGGGGGGAACCAATCCTGGGACAGCCGCGATGTTAAGGATTTTAGGAGAGCTGGCCGATGAGTTGCGCCGCTCCATTGACTTTTATCTGAATCAGGGAGAAGACATGGAGGTGGCTCAGTTGTTGCTGGCGGGGCCGGGGGGCTCGATTGGTCAGTTAGATGAGTTCTTTGCCCAGCGCCTGAGTTTGCCAGCTAGTCAAATTGACCCGATTGCAGCCCTCTCATTAGATGTGGACGAGGAGATTCCCATGGCTCAGCGTCCGGGATTGGCAACGGTGATCGGACTGGGGATCAGGGAGGTGTAA
- the argF gene encoding ornithine carbamoyltransferase: MQSLQGRDFLSLADLSSAELIGMLDLATAMKQGQSPAATSFKTLGLLFHKASTRTRVSFSAAIGQLRGQVLDLNTSVTQVSRGEPTRDTARVLSRYLDIIAIRTYAQAELEEFARYAEIPVINALTDWEHPCQILADLLTVRETFGQLSGLTLAYLGDGNNVAHSLLLGCALAGMTIRVATPAGYAPDAVIVQQAQTLGSDRTQVVITDDPQAAVTGAHVLYTDVWASMGQEAQADSRIPTFQPYQVNQILVAQANPDAIILHCLPAHRGEEITDEVMEGPQSRIWDQAENRLHAQKALLASLLGLS, translated from the coding sequence ATGCAATCGCTGCAAGGACGGGATTTTCTGAGTCTGGCTGATCTGAGTAGTGCTGAGTTGATCGGCATGCTAGATTTGGCCACGGCCATGAAGCAGGGGCAATCCCCAGCCGCGACGTCCTTTAAGACTCTAGGACTGCTGTTCCATAAGGCCTCTACCCGCACCCGAGTCAGTTTTTCCGCAGCTATTGGACAATTGAGGGGTCAGGTACTCGATCTCAATACCAGTGTCACCCAGGTTAGCCGCGGCGAGCCGACCCGCGATACCGCCCGGGTGCTGTCTCGCTACCTAGATATCATTGCTATTCGCACCTATGCTCAGGCGGAATTGGAAGAGTTTGCCCGTTACGCTGAGATTCCAGTCATCAATGCCCTCACCGATTGGGAGCATCCTTGCCAGATTTTGGCTGACCTGTTGACGGTCAGGGAAACCTTCGGTCAGCTATCAGGGCTCACGTTGGCTTATCTCGGCGATGGTAACAATGTGGCTCACTCGTTGCTATTGGGCTGTGCCCTGGCTGGGATGACTATTCGAGTGGCGACTCCTGCTGGCTATGCCCCAGATGCGGTGATTGTGCAGCAGGCCCAAACCTTGGGGAGCGATCGCACCCAGGTCGTGATCACTGATGATCCTCAAGCGGCGGTGACAGGAGCCCATGTCCTCTACACCGATGTCTGGGCCAGCATGGGCCAGGAAGCCCAGGCCGATAGCCGCATTCCCACCTTTCAACCCTACCAAGTCAACCAGATCCTGGTGGCCCAGGCTAATCCTGACGCCATCATCCTCCATTGCCTGCCGGCCCACCGGGGTGAGGAGATTACCGATGAGGTGATGGAAGGCCCCCAATCACGGATCTGGGATCAGGCCGAAAATCGCCTACATGCCCAAAAAGCATTACTGGCCAGCCTGTTGGGCTTAAGTTAG
- a CDS encoding ABC transporter substrate-binding protein codes for MDTHWLRRLLLVAMLGAIAACATPPTPVSEIPDNGAETTAAGETEPTTATAATATQIVALTALTADIIHTLDDDTLVGIPGSRILREDDRFADLATVSEGRTEPDLEKIVALQPDLVIGAKGFHDKTLERLQAMDIETLTAEVNSWASLKRLTQDLAQRIGRDPQPLLARYDACLAQAPATAPTALVLVSRQPLLSPNQDSWAGDFLAQFNIANVTADYQGESPFEGYITLSAETVLAANPEALLIVETGDNLLEQLQGDAFWSQLKATQTDAVYRFDYFGLVNPGSIASIEATCRKLSQL; via the coding sequence ATGGATACACACTGGTTGAGACGATTACTGCTGGTCGCGATGCTCGGTGCGATCGCAGCTTGTGCCACCCCCCCCACTCCTGTCTCAGAAATCCCAGACAATGGAGCCGAGACAACAGCAGCGGGAGAGACGGAGCCGACGACAGCCACGGCTGCAACGGCTACCCAGATCGTCGCCCTCACCGCCCTCACCGCCGATATCATCCATACCCTGGATGACGACACACTAGTGGGAATCCCAGGCAGCCGTATCCTGCGAGAAGATGACCGTTTCGCAGACCTAGCCACCGTCAGTGAAGGCCGGACTGAGCCAGATTTAGAGAAGATCGTGGCCCTGCAACCAGACTTGGTCATCGGTGCCAAGGGCTTTCACGACAAGACCCTAGAGCGCCTACAGGCAATGGACATCGAGACACTGACAGCAGAGGTCAACAGTTGGGCCAGCCTCAAGAGACTAACGCAAGACCTGGCCCAGCGTATCGGCCGCGACCCGCAGCCTCTCCTAGCCCGCTACGATGCTTGCCTAGCCCAAGCACCCGCCACAGCCCCCACGGCCCTAGTGCTAGTGAGTCGCCAGCCCCTGTTATCTCCCAATCAAGACAGCTGGGCCGGGGATTTCTTGGCCCAATTTAACATTGCCAATGTAACCGCCGACTACCAAGGAGAAAGCCCCTTCGAGGGATACATTACCCTCTCGGCAGAAACAGTGTTAGCGGCAAATCCTGAGGCGCTACTGATCGTAGAAACCGGCGATAACTTACTGGAGCAACTGCAAGGCGATGCCTTCTGGAGCCAATTGAAAGCCACCCAAACCGATGCCGTCTATCGCTTCGACTACTTTGGCTTAGTGAACCCAGGGAGCATCGCTAGCATCGAAGCGACCTGTCGTAAACTGTCGCAGTTGTAA
- a CDS encoding CapA family protein encodes MVYATQDIAAYDSEGADNAQVDDSQENGHASTASDVTASDVKEAAASGSFRALALWLNLGLVDQDLYAQVQADRPGRLRILVEYRRPPLFEPLTRYICHRIWQLNSDRIEGIYLLVRPLGQAQVVWARSVRIVTPALKQQRHQASMAFANPQALPPQLAQAQRSRRRSRQRSRPFVWGDQQLKAFRTVLLSGSAVAAFVLGCLTEVILANTGPSLPRVPQSRQAAEPTPEQMDWPEAVPVTYETTPEEAEATHPNTVQAALEPVAVIPHRQSGNPGDPTITLLFGGDVSFEQVPYAQITPEQPWLAQLSDYQRADVAMVNLGDSLANADTSLQEELHQRQRSDAAHLLEQAGIDIVNLTHEDIMGFGEQGLAETLTTLDRQGLYRVGAGRTEREARRPEILEVKGQRIAYLSYTQTATQAAAQSVAGVNHLELPDIAEDIRALRDSVDWIVVNYRWQAELADNPAHWQTNLARLAIDQGADVVVGHHPSQLQGAEVYKGRPIVYSLGDFIFEDGAQPDHDTAALKVSLRPRQMKVEVVPITVHAGQPRQATGKAARDIWNAIEQASQEFEQPLRSHMVLPVQTPSPAAPAGAPLTPEDSDPAGDSFTAPPPSSQPGAAPTKLERPEPELPPLDWPETMDDTLKDWGPKAAPEQLEFAPVPGDAGLAPEPRVPVPPAGDAGAQPEAVVPEAIEPYGEPLVGPLGQASPPGMAGTLPAQLEATADSPAQPEAASVASATPLADTADTADTMAETVNPEVALGDDEPSMEAAMEAAISPEPSSPSSHPQDSP; translated from the coding sequence ATGGTCTACGCGACACAGGATATTGCTGCCTACGATAGCGAAGGCGCTGATAACGCTCAGGTTGATGACTCTCAGGAGAATGGCCATGCATCGACTGCCTCAGATGTTACGGCTTCAGATGTTAAAGAGGCGGCGGCGTCAGGGAGTTTTCGAGCCTTAGCCCTGTGGCTTAACCTAGGCTTGGTGGACCAGGACCTCTATGCCCAGGTGCAGGCCGATCGACCGGGGCGTTTGCGCATTTTGGTGGAATATCGACGGCCGCCCCTATTTGAGCCCCTGACTCGCTACATTTGCCACCGGATTTGGCAACTCAACTCCGATCGCATTGAGGGGATTTATCTGCTGGTGCGGCCCTTGGGGCAGGCCCAGGTCGTGTGGGCTAGATCGGTGCGGATTGTGACTCCGGCGTTGAAGCAGCAGCGGCATCAGGCCTCGATGGCCTTTGCTAATCCTCAGGCGTTGCCGCCCCAGCTGGCTCAAGCGCAGCGATCCCGGCGGCGCTCTCGACAACGATCTCGCCCCTTTGTTTGGGGTGATCAACAGCTGAAAGCCTTTCGCACGGTGCTGTTGTCGGGCTCAGCAGTGGCGGCCTTTGTGTTGGGGTGCCTGACGGAGGTCATTTTGGCCAACACTGGTCCCAGTTTGCCGCGGGTGCCCCAGTCCCGGCAGGCGGCGGAGCCGACTCCAGAGCAGATGGACTGGCCGGAGGCGGTGCCCGTGACCTATGAGACGACTCCGGAGGAAGCTGAGGCTACCCACCCTAACACAGTACAAGCCGCCTTAGAACCGGTGGCAGTGATCCCCCATCGCCAGAGTGGTAATCCAGGAGACCCCACGATTACGCTGCTGTTTGGTGGCGATGTGTCTTTCGAGCAGGTGCCCTACGCCCAAATCACGCCGGAGCAGCCCTGGTTGGCCCAGCTCAGTGATTACCAGCGGGCAGATGTGGCGATGGTCAACTTGGGCGATTCTCTGGCCAATGCGGACACCTCATTGCAAGAAGAGTTGCATCAACGGCAACGGTCTGACGCGGCCCATTTATTGGAGCAAGCGGGGATCGATATTGTCAATCTTACCCATGAGGACATCATGGGGTTTGGAGAACAGGGGCTGGCAGAGACCCTAACGACGTTGGATCGGCAGGGCCTCTATCGAGTGGGGGCAGGACGCACGGAACGGGAAGCCCGGCGCCCAGAGATTTTAGAGGTGAAGGGGCAACGCATTGCCTACTTGAGCTATACCCAAACGGCGACGCAGGCAGCAGCTCAGTCTGTAGCCGGAGTCAACCATTTGGAGTTGCCTGACATTGCCGAGGATATTCGGGCCCTGCGAGACAGCGTTGATTGGATCGTGGTTAACTATCGCTGGCAGGCAGAGCTGGCGGACAATCCGGCCCATTGGCAGACAAATCTGGCCCGGCTGGCCATTGATCAGGGGGCAGATGTGGTGGTGGGTCATCACCCGAGTCAGTTACAGGGGGCAGAAGTCTATAAAGGCCGCCCGATTGTCTATTCCTTGGGGGATTTTATTTTCGAGGATGGCGCCCAGCCTGATCATGATACGGCGGCCTTAAAGGTGTCTCTGCGGCCACGGCAAATGAAGGTGGAGGTGGTGCCGATTACAGTCCACGCGGGGCAACCACGGCAGGCTACTGGAAAAGCAGCTAGGGATATCTGGAATGCCATCGAGCAGGCCTCTCAGGAGTTTGAACAGCCGCTGCGATCGCACATGGTCTTGCCGGTGCAGACGCCATCTCCTGCTGCTCCTGCTGGAGCGCCCTTGACGCCGGAAGATTCAGACCCAGCCGGGGACTCCTTCACGGCCCCACCACCCTCGTCACAGCCCGGGGCAGCGCCCACCAAGCTGGAGCGCCCCGAGCCTGAGCTGCCGCCGCTGGATTGGCCAGAGACGATGGATGACACCCTCAAAGACTGGGGACCAAAGGCTGCCCCAGAACAGCTAGAGTTTGCGCCGGTGCCAGGAGACGCTGGTCTGGCGCCGGAGCCGAGGGTGCCGGTGCCTCCGGCAGGGGACGCCGGTGCTCAGCCGGAAGCAGTTGTGCCGGAGGCGATTGAGCCCTATGGTGAGCCCTTGGTAGGCCCCCTGGGCCAGGCCTCACCGCCAGGGATGGCTGGCACGCTCCCGGCCCAGCTGGAGGCAACCGCTGACTCCCCCGCCCAGCCGGAAGCGGCATCAGTGGCGTCAGCGACGCCATTGGCAGATACCGCTGACACCGCCGACACCATGGCCGAGACGGTCAATCCAGAGGTGGCCCTAGGCGACGATGAGCCATCCATGGAGGCGGCCATGGAGGCGGCCATTTCCCCAGAGCCATCTTCCCCATCTTCCCACCCCCAGGACAGTCCCTGA
- a CDS encoding aldose epimerase family protein, translating to MFAIAVKAEQYPTYLLSDTDADAKVTVVPQRGGLITHWQINDQDILYFDAERFANPELSVRGGIPILFPICGNLPDHTYTLEGQAYSLKQHGFARDLPWQVLEQSVRDSAALTLALTSNDHTRALYPFDFRLELTYRLQGHTLTLDQRVINASDRPMPFSLGLHPYFHAADKTQLRFDLPAQQLHDQLTQAVEPFAGHFDLSQPEIDVALTPLSAQTATVVDHHSHRALTLTWSDTYSALVFWTVQGKPYYCLEPWTALRNALNTGDRIITLAPGATHEATVALAVAASP from the coding sequence GTGTTTGCGATCGCAGTTAAGGCCGAGCAATATCCCACCTACCTCCTGTCTGACACCGACGCCGATGCCAAGGTGACGGTGGTACCGCAACGGGGGGGCCTGATTACCCACTGGCAGATCAACGACCAAGATATCCTCTACTTCGACGCCGAGCGCTTCGCCAACCCAGAGCTGTCGGTACGGGGGGGCATTCCCATTCTGTTTCCCATTTGCGGCAACCTGCCAGACCATACCTACACCCTGGAGGGACAAGCCTATTCCTTGAAGCAACACGGCTTTGCTCGAGACTTACCCTGGCAGGTTTTAGAGCAATCTGTGCGCGATAGCGCTGCCCTCACCCTAGCGCTGACCAGTAACGACCACACCCGGGCGCTCTATCCCTTCGACTTTCGCTTGGAATTGACCTACCGGCTGCAGGGGCACACCCTCACCCTAGACCAGCGGGTGATCAATGCCTCGGATCGCCCCATGCCCTTTTCCCTGGGGTTGCATCCCTACTTCCACGCAGCAGACAAAACTCAACTCCGCTTCGACCTACCGGCCCAGCAGCTGCACGATCAGCTCACCCAAGCGGTAGAGCCTTTTGCGGGTCACTTCGATCTGAGTCAGCCAGAAATCGACGTGGCCCTGACCCCTCTGTCGGCCCAGACGGCCACCGTCGTCGACCACCACAGCCATCGCGCCCTGACTCTGACCTGGAGCGATACCTACTCCGCCCTGGTGTTCTGGACGGTGCAGGGGAAGCCGTATTACTGCCTGGAGCCCTGGACTGCCCTGCGCAATGCCCTCAATACCGGTGATCGAATTATCACCTTAGCGCCTGGGGCTACCCACGAGGCCACCGTGGCCCTGGCAGTGGCAGCATCACCGTAA
- a CDS encoding P-II family nitrogen regulator codes for MKKIEAIIRPFKLDEVKIALVNAGIVGMTVSEVRGFGRQKGQTERYRGSEYTVEFLQKLKIEIVVEDSQVDMVVDKIIAAARTGEIGDGKIFVAPVDQIIRIRTGEKNMEAI; via the coding sequence ATGAAAAAAATCGAAGCGATCATCCGCCCCTTCAAGCTAGATGAGGTCAAAATTGCGCTAGTGAATGCGGGCATCGTTGGCATGACGGTGTCTGAGGTGCGTGGGTTCGGGCGTCAAAAAGGCCAAACCGAGCGGTATCGGGGCTCTGAATACACGGTAGAGTTCCTGCAGAAACTCAAGATCGAAATCGTGGTCGAGGACAGCCAGGTGGATATGGTGGTCGATAAGATCATTGCCGCGGCTCGCACCGGGGAAATCGGCGATGGCAAGATTTTTGTGGCTCCTGTGGATCAGATTATTCGTATCCGCACCGGCGAGAAGAACATGGAAGCCATCTAA
- a CDS encoding AMIN domain-containing protein, whose translation MKRLIGFESWLMGGALIALAAHPAHAATTIITGVQLTETENGVRIALQTNGGDDAEVFTVSQGNTLRADIIRSQLQLPDGNAFNQVNPAPGIESISLTALDANSVRLTIEGTTRVPVAEIDTATSEAMVFSVDTNAVAQTPTQVPSELQTVPSDTPPETSQQVAQAEPDTPEAPSETPPESADPGPQPTEATPDILVPDPEITIDGAPAQQPQLQQAPPFQPRAVAPPVGDIAVAEATPRFDAIDLGSNERIPRLVLRNAPSREVLSLLARSVGVNVVFIDLESESGEGPGITLDIENESVQDVFNHVLRVSGLKANRVGRTVYAGPELPPSAQNLMVRTVRLNQVDADVAANFLVALGAESQVSRERQVTSVSAVEVGEGIEPITSTETTVVEQLENQRIDYEDSQPILRGLQVIADLRTNSLTLVGSPQLLNIATEQLTRIDLRRRQVAVNVRVIDIDLNAIDAFGTSFSFSVDDTSVTNTGGIGVINFGANSPSTGRTTVPGTVPFLPVGPGGGGLFSIASTFLAQLTATVQNGNAKILTDPTLIVQEGQTATVALTETVVERVTQSVVAIGDDSVVVLEPETTEAGLVLSIEIDKIDDNGFVSLSVAPSISSPIEIFNTGGNTFVTLLSERQLESGVVRVRDGQTLLLSGIIRESDRSTVTKVPILGDLPLLGALFRSTRRESERSELIVLLTPQILDDSDQSAFGYNYTPSEDVQELLDRYQQR comes from the coding sequence GTGAAACGCCTGATTGGATTTGAGAGTTGGCTGATGGGAGGTGCCCTCATCGCCCTAGCAGCCCATCCCGCCCATGCCGCCACCACCATCATCACAGGGGTGCAGCTCACCGAAACCGAAAACGGAGTGCGCATTGCCCTACAGACCAACGGTGGAGACGACGCCGAAGTCTTCACCGTCAGTCAGGGCAATACCTTGCGGGCTGACATCATTCGCTCCCAGCTCCAACTGCCCGATGGCAATGCCTTCAATCAGGTCAACCCTGCTCCTGGCATTGAGTCGATCAGCCTCACCGCCCTAGACGCCAACAGCGTTCGCCTCACCATTGAGGGCACTACGCGGGTGCCAGTCGCCGAAATCGACACCGCTACTTCTGAGGCAATGGTCTTCTCTGTCGATACCAATGCAGTTGCTCAAACGCCAACGCAGGTGCCGTCGGAACTCCAGACAGTCCCCAGCGATACCCCCCCGGAAACCAGTCAACAAGTTGCCCAGGCTGAACCTGACACGCCCGAGGCTCCGAGTGAAACACCTCCAGAGTCTGCCGACCCCGGCCCCCAGCCCACAGAAGCCACCCCCGACATCCTAGTCCCCGACCCCGAAATCACCATCGACGGTGCCCCAGCCCAGCAACCCCAACTGCAACAAGCTCCTCCCTTTCAGCCTCGAGCCGTAGCTCCTCCGGTAGGGGACATTGCCGTTGCCGAGGCAACGCCTAGGTTTGACGCCATCGATCTCGGCAGTAACGAGCGCATTCCCCGATTGGTACTACGGAATGCGCCCTCCCGGGAAGTGCTTTCCTTATTGGCTCGCTCTGTTGGCGTCAACGTCGTCTTTATCGACCTAGAAAGCGAATCAGGCGAAGGGCCAGGCATCACTCTAGACATTGAAAATGAGTCTGTGCAAGACGTGTTTAACCACGTTTTGCGGGTCAGTGGCCTCAAGGCGAATCGAGTCGGCAGAACGGTTTATGCCGGCCCCGAACTGCCACCCTCAGCCCAGAATCTGATGGTGCGTACCGTCCGCCTCAATCAAGTGGACGCCGATGTGGCTGCTAACTTCCTAGTAGCATTAGGGGCAGAAAGCCAAGTCAGCCGAGAGCGCCAGGTAACCAGTGTCAGTGCCGTCGAAGTCGGTGAAGGAATTGAGCCCATTACCAGCACCGAGACTACGGTGGTCGAACAGTTAGAAAACCAACGCATTGACTATGAAGATAGCCAGCCTATTCTGCGAGGGCTTCAGGTTATTGCCGATTTGAGAACCAACTCCCTCACCTTAGTCGGTTCCCCACAACTTTTAAATATCGCTACCGAACAACTGACTCGCATCGATCTGCGCCGCCGCCAAGTGGCCGTCAATGTCCGTGTCATTGATATAGACCTGAATGCCATTGATGCCTTTGGCACCAGCTTCTCCTTTTCAGTAGACGATACCAGTGTGACCAATACCGGCGGCATCGGGGTGATCAACTTTGGTGCCAACAGTCCCTCCACCGGTAGGACAACCGTACCCGGCACCGTACCGTTCCTACCTGTAGGTCCTGGTGGTGGGGGGTTGTTTAGCATTGCCAGTACATTTTTGGCCCAATTGACAGCTACCGTTCAAAATGGCAACGCCAAAATCCTGACAGATCCGACATTAATCGTTCAAGAAGGTCAAACCGCAACAGTTGCGCTTACCGAGACTGTGGTCGAACGGGTGACCCAGAGTGTTGTCGCCATTGGTGATGACAGCGTCGTCGTCCTTGAGCCGGAAACCACCGAGGCGGGGCTAGTGCTGTCCATTGAGATCGATAAAATTGATGACAATGGCTTCGTTTCCTTGTCCGTTGCCCCCAGCATTTCTTCACCGATTGAAATCTTCAATACCGGTGGCAACACCTTTGTCACGTTGCTGTCGGAGCGTCAATTAGAATCTGGGGTAGTGCGAGTTCGCGACGGGCAGACTCTGCTCTTGTCTGGGATTATCCGGGAATCTGATCGCTCCACTGTGACTAAAGTTCCTATCCTGGGAGATTTACCCCTATTGGGAGCCCTGTTCCGTAGTACTCGCCGCGAGAGTGAACGTAGTGAATTGATTGTACTGTTGACGCCTCAGATCTTAGATGACTCTGATCAATCGGCCTTTGGCTACAACTACACACCCAGTGAAGATGTTCAAGAGTTGTTAGATCGCTATCAGCAGCGTTAG
- a CDS encoding lipid-A-disaccharide synthase-related protein, with translation MPQRILFISNGHGEDNHSSHIIRTLRRLNPSLEIGAMPIVGEGAAYSRLGVPIIGPTKILPSGGFTYVNRLLLLRDIQAGLVGLLLQQLRAVLRYAPDCDLVHATGDGIGQAFAYLSGRPYISFISCLSSLYEGKLRLDPFLWRMLSSPRCLAVFTRDPYTAEDLTRQGLPRVHFGGIPSLDYLTATGKDLQLRQVPMIALLPGSRLPEAAHNLRLQLRLVQQIGRVMAGAVDFRAALVPRLMRELPAIAAAEGWQQHQDVLSYYEPAPGERPLAQVRCYDDAFNDIITQTTLVIGMAGLAVDQAVAIGKPVIQIPGPGPQFTYAFAEAQTRLLGISAQTIGTEPATETTLRLAAQRVADTLRDQAYLAACVDNGRARLGPAGGSLRIAKHILFHLGVPIPDNDIQVHTEDNPITTA, from the coding sequence ATGCCTCAGCGAATTCTGTTCATCAGCAATGGCCACGGTGAAGATAATCACTCCTCTCATATCATTCGTACGCTGCGACGGCTGAATCCCTCCCTGGAGATTGGGGCGATGCCGATTGTGGGCGAGGGAGCAGCTTATAGTCGTTTGGGGGTGCCGATTATTGGGCCTACGAAAATCCTGCCCTCGGGGGGATTTACCTATGTGAATCGGCTGCTGCTGTTGCGAGATATTCAAGCGGGGCTGGTCGGTCTGCTACTACAGCAGTTGCGGGCAGTGCTGCGCTATGCCCCCGATTGCGACTTAGTCCATGCCACTGGCGATGGCATTGGCCAGGCCTTTGCCTATTTGTCAGGGCGCCCCTACATTTCATTTATCTCCTGCCTGTCCAGTCTTTATGAGGGCAAGCTGCGGTTAGATCCGTTTCTATGGCGCATGTTGAGTTCACCCCGCTGTTTGGCGGTCTTTACCCGCGATCCCTACACAGCTGAAGATTTAACCCGCCAGGGGTTGCCTCGGGTTCACTTTGGCGGCATTCCCTCCCTAGATTACCTGACGGCAACAGGGAAGGATCTACAGTTACGGCAGGTGCCGATGATTGCTCTACTACCAGGATCGCGATTGCCAGAAGCGGCTCACAACCTACGCTTACAACTGCGGCTAGTGCAGCAGATTGGCCGAGTCATGGCAGGGGCAGTCGACTTCCGAGCCGCCTTGGTGCCGAGGCTGATGCGGGAACTGCCGGCTATTGCGGCGGCAGAAGGGTGGCAACAGCACCAGGATGTGCTCAGCTACTATGAACCCGCCCCGGGGGAGCGGCCCCTGGCCCAAGTTCGTTGCTACGACGATGCCTTTAACGACATCATCACTCAGACTACCCTGGTAATCGGCATGGCTGGACTGGCGGTGGATCAAGCCGTTGCTATTGGTAAGCCAGTGATTCAGATTCCCGGCCCAGGTCCTCAGTTTACCTATGCCTTTGCCGAAGCTCAGACTCGCCTGTTGGGGATATCGGCTCAGACCATTGGCACTGAACCAGCCACCGAGACCACTCTACGGCTAGCTGCCCAGCGGGTGGCAGATACCCTGCGAGATCAGGCCTATCTGGCCGCTTGTGTCGACAATGGCCGCGCCCGACTAGGACCGGCTGGTGGTTCCCTACGCATTGCTAAACACATCCTGTTCCATCTAGGAGTCCCCATCCCCGACAACGATATCCAGGTCCATACCGAAGATAACCCCATCACAACAGCATGA